GTGGGGTGCTgcttttggccaggcagctccagggcaGCCGATGCCCTGCCACTGGCCCTCCCTGGGAGGTGAGTCCcgtcccctcctcctgcctcagtttcccctatTGCAGCACAACTGCTCTGTGCTAACAGCTCTGGATGGCCGGAGGCTGCTCCCGAGATACCCAGCCCTGGGATATTGTAGTTCCTGGGGAAGGGAGCCCTTGTTCCCAGtgtttcccccctcccttgCCTGCAAAGCCAGGGTGTTCCCATGTCAGGGAGCTGGATCCACGGCAGGGCTGGATGGAGGCAGGTCTCCCGCAGTACCGGGGAGAGCTGGGAGCCAGCGGGGTTTGGCTGTGCCCTCCGCGGTGCCGCCAGCTCCGCGCTCAGTGTCTGCCGCTCTGCTGTCTCCCCAGAAACACCCCGACTTCCCCAAGAAGCCCCTGACTCCCTATTTCCGCTTCTTCATGGAGAAGCGGGCCAAATATGCCAAGCTTCACCCCGAAATGAGCAACCTGGATCTCACCAAGATCCTGTCCAAGAAATACAAGGAGCTTCCCGAGAAGAAAAAGGTACGGGGGGAGTCAACAAGCCCCTTCCCACTTGTGTGCCTctgtgctgggctctgcctgcccagctctcccagaaaaaccagcagagcccagcctcTGCCTGGCAAGGGTTTAATCCGGCTCTTGATGGGAGAAAGCCGGGTGCTTGTTCAGTCCTGTCGGACCAGTAAgacttcctttcctttttctgtcctggTTCCCAGGATCCGTGGGGTGGAGGCTAGCTGGGTCTGTCCGTTGGTCTGTCTCTTCCAGATGGGCCTGGATGGTGACTTTGCTGTCGGGTGGATCTGTATTTAACGCTGGGGTTAAATCACACACCTCGCCGTGGTCGCCCTGTCCGAGCGAGGGATGGGGGGGCAGGCTCTGCCCCAAGCTGTGGGAGACGCTGGGAGGAGAGCTGCCCACCTCGCCTCCAGCTCTGGAGGTGGCCCTGGGCTTGGCCAGAGGCCGGGCAGGCGTTTTGGGTGCCCCGGCGCTCGGTCTGGGTGGGTTTGCCACCAGCAGGAAAGGTCCAGGGCACAAAGTcctgctgtgccctgctgcccagggctgctcaagggcagggagacaggggagatgctgcctcTGAATCCCTGGGTGGGCTGGAAGCCCTCATCTGGGAGCTGCAGGCCCAGTCTGATGGGCTGGAGAGCCCTTGAGTCCCTTTGGGGGGGGTGCCCAGCTGGCAGGGTCGACAGGGAGGTATCTGCCTGCCCATTCCCCAGTGCTGACGTCCCTCTCCACTCCCCCGGTGGCTTTGTGTCCCCAGATGAAATACATCCAGGACTTCCAGCGAGAGAAGCAGGAGTTTGAGAGGAACCTGGCGAGGTTCAGGTGAGcgggcagcccccccggcaTTTCCCCAGGCCCCTCCAGGCAGACCCAGTGTCCCCTCCTGCGCGTAGCTCATGGAGGAAGCCCTGATGGGCGCTGCGGCTTgaaagcaggagggaaggggggatgctgaaaaaaaaaaagagcaaagaaaaggtGTCTGAGAGCAACCTTCCAGCTGGGAGACTTGGTGAGGAGGAGAGAGCGGAGGACCAGCGGCACTCTGGGGGTTAGGGTCTGCGAGGGGAGGACAGGAGCCGGGCCACCGGCACCATTAAAAGCTGAAGCAACCGCCCCGTTCCCCCCAGACCTTCCCTTTGAACGTGGTCTCTGTGGCCCAGGTGGATCCTGGCGTTCCCGATGACCTGCCGCTGCTCCAGGGATGCAGCCCAGCCTGGCGCATTAAAGGGGGTGCTTGTAGCCGATGCTGCCCCAGGAGGGGCAGGCTCGAATCTCTCCTAAAACCCTCCTGCTCTTTTTGGGGTCCCCCTGAGCCCGTAGAGGCTCAACCCTGCAGGTTACCCTGTAGCGGGGAGGTTTAGGGGGTGCTCTCCTTCCACCTGCAACCTCTGTAACGTTCTCCCTTCGCCGCCTCCCTGCCGGGTAAAGGGAAGATCACCCGGATCTCATCCAGAACGCCAAGAAATCTGACGTCCCTGAAAAACCCAAGACCCCCCAGCAGTTGTGGTACAACCACGAGAAGAAGATCTACTTGAAAGTGCGTCCAGATGTGAGTACGGTGGGTGGGAGTGCGTGTGAGAGTGAGTGTCGAGGGGTCCTGTAccccgctgctgctggggagaggagggggaaatgaGAGAAGCATTTTAGGGGGGGGACGGGAAGGAAGACACCGCTAGAAGCTCCCAGCAGTCTGGACGGAGGTAAGAAAGGGCTCTGCACATCTGGAAGAGGCTCGGGGATACAGAACCCCACTTTTTGCCTGCAGTTGAAGGGGTGACCGCAGCCTTGAGTCAGGGCAGGAAGGATTTCCAGCACAGACATCCACCTCTGGCCATGCCCCTCACTTGCACGCACACCCTTCCCCGGCCGCAAGCTCGGCTTGCAGCCACCCCGCGGCCCCAAGCTGGGTGCCGCCGGGACGAGATGGCGGGCAACActatttttgcctcttttttttttttttttttttttttttttcccccctcttctttttttggatTTTACCCCTCTGCCCTCACCTCTGGCTTTGGGTTTTCAGGCCACCACGAAGGAGGTGAAAGAGTCGCTGGGCAAGCAGTGGTCTCAACTCTCGGATAAAAAGAGGCTGAAATGGATTCATAAGGCCCTGGAACAGCGGAAGGAGTACGAGGTAGGGAGCAGCCTCACCCGTTCCCCTCCACACTCGTCCCTGTGTTCACTCCGAGCCACTCTGCCTCCCGGCTGCTAGCCGCCGGCGGCTAGCCAGCCTCACCCGATAGCCAGCGTGGGGGTTCAGCCAGATCCCTGCAGGTCCCTAGCAAGTCTGagccctgcctcctccagcagcattCGGGGAAGGGAGAAGTACCCCTGGGGAGATGATTAGGGAAATGGTtggcttctctttcctcctcctctggccccCAGCCAGGCGGGGATCGGAGCCCCTCTCCTGACCGCTCTCCTTCCTTTGCAGGAGATCATGCGTGACTACATCCAGAAGCACCCCGAGCTGAACATCAGCGAGGAGGGCATCACCCGCTCCACCCTCACCAAGGCTGAGCGCCAGCTGAAGGACAAGTTCGATGGGCGACCCACAAAGCCACCTCCGTGAGTCCTGTCCCTCCCCGTCTGCGTGCGAAGGATGTGCCCCTCTCTGAGCTATCGCTTCAGGCTCTTGGGCAGCTTGGGCGGGCGCTGGTTCTTGCTAATGAGGGAACCGGGGCTCTGCCGGGCTTTGAGAGCCCCAATCATTTCTGGGACCGTGGGCATGGGCTGTCGATGAGCCCATTAAACTGCTCCTTAAATATACATGAAATACACATTTGCAGAGAATCTGAGTGAGGTTTATGGTGATGCTGGGTGCTCCGGGTTAGGGGGTAATCCAGCCCCTAGCTTCCCTGAAATGCAGACACCTCTGGCACAGCACTTCACTGCCTGGTGCAACCcagagggcagctggggggtcTCGGGGGGCTCTTAGCATGCAGCCAGCTCCGCAGAGGGGACGTGAGCGGGGCAGGTTGTCCCTAATGCTGGGTCCCTCCGTCGGTTGCAGGAATAGCTACTCCCTGTACTGTGCAGAGCTGATGGCCAACATGAAAGACGTGCCCAGCACCGAGCGGATGGTGCTGTGCAGCCAGCAGTGGAAACTGCTCTCCCAGAAGGAAAAGGATGCGTACCACAAAAAGTGTGATCAGGTGAGCGACTGAGGATGGGCAGACGGGTGGACAGGCAGATGGGCACCGGTgttgtggggagggaggagtaGGGTGGGAGAGCTTGGGGTACAAATCTTGCTGGAAACGAGCCCCTCACCCTTCCTCAGTGCCTGTTCTTGTCGTCGTGATCACCAGTTCCCCCTGAGGTCCTCAGTCACCTCCCTTGGTCCTCTGTCTCCCCGTCCATGCGTGTGGGACCAGCAGATGGTCCGGGTGGAGGATGCTGTCGCCGAGGGGGCTGAGGCTGGGTCGGGGACTGCAcaaggcagggatggggcaggagatCTCTCTGTAACTGCAcgtctccctctccctccagaaaaagaaagactacGAGATTGAGCTCCTCCGCTTCCTGGAGGTGAGTGATGTGGGGGTGCCTTGGCCATCAGGTGCTGGAGACCCCGAACGCAGGGAGGGAGCCCTGGCCAGGACCGACATGGGTTAAACAGGGACTGCACTGATGctgccctctctgctctccccaAAACGTGGCTGGACCCAGCCCTGGGTGCTTGTGCGGAGCTGTTTGCACATAGTCttgacccttccccagctgccctAATGCCTGACCCAGTGTCTTCCAGTTGGGCACTGGGAGGTGGGGATCGGCCCCCCCAGCCGGGAGAGGAAGCCGGGGGTGAGCGGAGGGCTGGTGCCGGAGGAGGGGTTGCTGTCAAGTGGCTGCGGCTGTGCAGGAGGCAGCGAGTTTCTCGCTTCCTTCCCTCGGCCGGGGCGTAGGCGGGGGGAGCTGCAGCGAGGCCGTCCCAGCATCGTGCTCAGTCTCCGGGCGGACGTGACGTGGCTGCGGCTGTGGCTGCGGCTGCAAGGGCAGGGAGTGGAAAACCCAGGGGTGCACCTGGATCCGGGCACCTGCCCGCCCTTCCTTTGCGGAGAGGAAGCAGATGAGACTgagccagggaggggacagagctggggaagaggggtGTTGCCCAGCGAGGGGGGTGACACAGGCatggggacccccaggctgTGCACCCAGGCTTGCAGTGCCTGATACTGGCCCTGGCTGGGGCGGCTTTTGGATCAGGACAACCGAGTGCATtagttcccccctccccagtgtccctATTCCCTAATTGCATCAAAGCCTCGTTAGTGTTGGGCCGTCTTAACCCTGTCTCTCTTCCGTGCCACCCAGAGCCTGCccgaggaggagcagcagcgggtGCTAGGTGAGGAGAAGATGCTGGGCAGCAACCGGAAAGGGGCGACGAGTCCTGCATCCAAAAAGTCCTCACCAGAGACGGGCAAGGTGAGAGCAGCAACTGGAAATGCACGAGCCAGAGACATGGGATGGGGTTGCTGGCACCTCAGGGTGCTTTGAGGGCTTCATTCCCTGGTTCTTTCACCGTGTTTTTCCTGGGGTTGGAGGCTGCCAGTGCAAGGCAGGTCCCTCTGTGTGCTCacccccacccacagccccatgTCTCTCCCACAGGCGAGCTCAGAGAAGCCCAAACGGCCCATCTCCGCCATGTTCATCTTCTCGGAGGAGAAGCggaagcagctgcaggaggagcggCCGGAGCTGTCAGAGAGCGAGCTGACCCGGCTCCTGGCCCGCATGTGGAATGACCTCTCTGAGAAGAAGAAGGTTGGTGCCGTCCCCGACCCTTCTCCTCCGTCCCCATATCCACCGCCCTCACGCACCCCGTTGGGCATCTCCGGCAGCCCTGGGGACGCTGCTTGTCCTTGTCCTGCTGCAaggggcagctcagccccaggcaccgCAGCGGGGGACAATTGTCCCCGGGAGCATCACGGCTCCAGCGAGCCATCGCCCAGGCGCCAGCGTCGGCACTGATGGgtgcccccagctctgccctctccctctTGTGACCGGGTGGGTCAAAAACCAGCAGTTTAAGAAACCTTGGAGGGTCCTTGAGCCTCAGTTTAAAGGCTTGATGGTTTTCCTGGCGGGGGAAAGTCCTGAGATGTGGGTGTGCGtggcgggggggctgccggcgctgcTGCGGGGATTGCGCTGGGGGAAGCTGCAGcgtcctgctgcctgccctcccgGTGCTTAGCGGCTGGGGGCTTGTGcccaggcagctgagctgcctcTTCAGCCCTGCCGTGCACCCCTGCGCAGGCCAAGTACAAAGCGCGGGAGGCGGCGATGAAGGCACAGTCGGAGAAGAAGCACGGCTCCGATAAAGAGGAGCGCGGGAAGCTGCCCGAGTCTCCCAAGACGGCCGAGGAGATCTGGCAACAGAGTGTTATCGGAGACTACCTGGCGCGTTTCAAGGTGAGGAGTGAGCCGGGAAAGGAACTGGAAAGAGGGGTGACCACTCCCATCAGCAGGAATTGCCTTGCACTTTCTCCCCGGTTTCACACCCGAGGCAACAGGTTGGGGCTGGGAGCCGTGGGGAGGACAGGGGTCACGGCAAGGGAGCGGGCGCCCCGTGGTCTGTGGTGGAGCCGGCGGTAGCACCCCAGCTTCCCAGGCATCTTGGGTGCATCTGTAACGTGGCGTGGGGGATCTGTGCCGCAGAACGACCGGGGGAAGGCGCTGAAGGCCATGGAGGCCACTTGGAACAACatggagaagaaggagaagctGATGTGGATCAAGAAGGCGGCAGAGGATCAGAAACGATACGAGGTGGGtccctgctccttcctgccCCTCACCCTGCCCTCGCGGCAGTGCCACCCCTGTCTCCCTGatgcctctttctcctctggCTCAGAGGGAGCTGAGCGAGATGCGGGCCCCTCCTTGCTCCACCAACTCCACCAAGAAAATGAAGTTCCAGGGAGAGCCGAAGAAACCCCCTATGTGAGTACCTGGGGTCTGAAAAGCTGGGTCTGGCTGGCCCGGCTGGGCAAGCGGGCTGGTGCAGGAGCCTGGAGCAGCCCCGGAGTGGAGGGACCGTGGCCTGGACCGTGTTGGGGATGGCTGGTGCTTAGTGCGGGTTGCTTATGGACACCCCGGTTCTCCATGCACGCCGTCTGATCCGGTCTACGTGCTCCCCGCTTGCAGGAACGGTTACCAGAAATtctcccaggagctgctgtccAACGGGGAGCTGAACCACCTCCCGCTGAAGGAGCGGATGGTGGAGATCGGCAGCCGCTGGCAGCGCATCTCCCAGGGCCAGAAGGACCACTACAAAAAACTGGcggaggagcagcagaaacagtaCAAGGTGCACCTTGACATCTGGCTCAAGGTGAGCATCGGGCCCTCGCACCCggtggggggcactggggggccctggggttGGGTGTCCTTGGGGATGCTTGGTGTGGTCTCTGCTCACAGCCTTCCTCTGGGAACCACCGTCTCCAGACCCTTTTTTGGCATTTTGTTACTTAAAgggcctttaaaaaaaaaatatacgcGGGCAGGGGGTGCCCTGTGCCAGAGTCCTTCCCCGCTCTGTCCCCCCTCGCTGTGcctgcccagccctccctgcGCCCTGACCGTCTCCCCTGTCTCCACAGAGCCTCTCGCCCCAGGAGCGGGCTGCCTACAAGGAACACACTTCCAACGTGAGTATCCACCCGGCACCGCCGTGGGGAGCCCGGGGAattggggctgggctgggatcaGCGCTGAGCGGGGTTAGGCTGTGCAGTAGCCGAGCTGAGCTCAGGAGAGCCCCTCAAAGGGAATCGCCCTCGTAGCAGCTCGGCAGTGGGGTTTTCTCCGTGCCGGGCACTGGGAAGGAGCCGAGCTTGAGCCCTGCAGCTCtaagtggttttgctttgttctccCCCTGCAGAAACGCAAAAGCATAGGGAAGATCCGGGGCCCCAACCCCAAGATGAAGCCAACGATGCAGTCCAAGTCGGTGAGTGCACGGCGGCCATGCTCCGTGCTGGGGACACCCAGCACCCTCCGCCTGGGGAGGgcgtcccggggggggggggggcacacagaCATTCGAGGCATCCCTGGCgctttctgctgcctgccctTTTCTTGAGACAGTAAAGCCAGGGCCCTCCCCAGATCTGTGCTCAAAACCCACCCAGGTCTGATTTTGCCCCCCTGCAGTCTGTGACATCCCCTTGCACCCGCTCTGGCCCCCTTTTTGGGGCCGTTTGTAACataaagggggaaagaaaggctCCCAGGCAAGGAGTGGGGCAGGAGCCAGCTGATCCCGCTCGGTGGATGGAGGAGCCCGAAGGCTGATGGCCGAGGATGGGAGCTGGTGCCCTGGGGCGCCCGCTCGCAACCaaccccctcccgccccgcagGAGTCAGAGGACGACGacgaagaggaggaggaggaggaagacgaTGACGAAGATGAGGATGACGACGACGACAACGGTGACTCTTCAGAGGAAGGCGGCGACTCCTCGGAGTCCAGCAGCGAGGAGGAGAGCGAGGACGGGGACGAGGTGAGGCTGCGGTGCGTGCcggggggagggcggcggggccgtcCCGGGCCCCGCTCTGCTCCCGTACCGTTcgctgtgcccccccccacctcctgcggggctggggggcatcCGCACCCGGGCTCAGATAGGACGGTGGCAGAGGAGCTCCCGGGaagggggggggcacggggaggcgAAGGGGAACGGGATCCCGCCCTGCCCGGCATCCCCGGGGGGGGTGCGAGGAGCAGCCGCGGGGCATAGTTAGGAGCAGCCTCGGGACGTAGAGGTGCGGGTTGTGCAGAGCCCCCAGTGAGCAGAGAAAAATCTCCTGTCTTTTTCCTGGTGGAGATACTGAGTCTGGTCTCGGCTCCGTTTGCGCCAGTGTGAATGCCGAGTAAGTCACCAGAGTCAAAGTTTTACACCGGTGCAACTGAAATCAGAGTATGCTGGATGGCGCTGGG
The sequence above is a segment of the Pelecanus crispus isolate bPelCri1 chromosome 18, bPelCri1.pri, whole genome shotgun sequence genome. Coding sequences within it:
- the UBTF gene encoding nucleolar transcription factor 1 isoform X1, producing the protein MNGEAECPADLEMTAPKNQDRWSQEDMLTLLECMKNNLPSNDGSKFKTTESHLDWEKVAFKDFSGEMCKMKWMEISNEVRKFRTLTELIMDAEEHVKNPYKGKKLKKHPDFPKKPLTPYFRFFMEKRAKYAKLHPEMSNLDLTKILSKKYKELPEKKKMKYIQDFQREKQEFERNLARFREDHPDLIQNAKKSDVPEKPKTPQQLWYNHEKKIYLKVRPDATTKEVKESLGKQWSQLSDKKRLKWIHKALEQRKEYEEIMRDYIQKHPELNISEEGITRSTLTKAERQLKDKFDGRPTKPPPNSYSLYCAELMANMKDVPSTERMVLCSQQWKLLSQKEKDAYHKKCDQKKKDYEIELLRFLESLPEEEQQRVLGEEKMLGSNRKGATSPASKKSSPETGKASSEKPKRPISAMFIFSEEKRKQLQEERPELSESELTRLLARMWNDLSEKKKAKYKAREAAMKAQSEKKHGSDKEERGKLPESPKTAEEIWQQSVIGDYLARFKNDRGKALKAMEATWNNMEKKEKLMWIKKAAEDQKRYERELSEMRAPPCSTNSTKKMKFQGEPKKPPMNGYQKFSQELLSNGELNHLPLKERMVEIGSRWQRISQGQKDHYKKLAEEQQKQYKVHLDIWLKSLSPQERAAYKEHTSNKRKSIGKIRGPNPKMKPTMQSKSESEDDDEEEEEEEDDDEDEDDDDDNGDSSEEGGDSSESSSEEESEDGDENDEDDEDEDDEDEDDNDSEGSSSSSSSSGDSSDSDSN
- the UBTF gene encoding nucleolar transcription factor 1 isoform X2, translated to MNGEAECPADLEMTAPKNQDRWSQEDMLTLLECMKNNLPSNDGSKFKTTESHLDWEKVAFKDFSGEMCKMKWMEISNEVRKFRTLTELIMDAEEHVKNPYKGKKLKKHPDFPKKPLTPYFRFFMEKRAKYAKLHPEMSNLDLTKILSKKYKELPEKKKMKYIQDFQREKQEFERNLARFREDHPDLIQNAKKSDVPEKPKTPQQLWYNHEKKIYLKVRPDEIMRDYIQKHPELNISEEGITRSTLTKAERQLKDKFDGRPTKPPPNSYSLYCAELMANMKDVPSTERMVLCSQQWKLLSQKEKDAYHKKCDQKKKDYEIELLRFLESLPEEEQQRVLGEEKMLGSNRKGATSPASKKSSPETGKASSEKPKRPISAMFIFSEEKRKQLQEERPELSESELTRLLARMWNDLSEKKKAKYKAREAAMKAQSEKKHGSDKEERGKLPESPKTAEEIWQQSVIGDYLARFKNDRGKALKAMEATWNNMEKKEKLMWIKKAAEDQKRYERELSEMRAPPCSTNSTKKMKFQGEPKKPPMNGYQKFSQELLSNGELNHLPLKERMVEIGSRWQRISQGQKDHYKKLAEEQQKQYKVHLDIWLKSLSPQERAAYKEHTSNKRKSIGKIRGPNPKMKPTMQSKSESEDDDEEEEEEEDDDEDEDDDDDNGDSSEEGGDSSESSSEEESEDGDENDEDDEDEDDEDEDDNDSEGSSSSSSSSGDSSDSDSN
- the UBTF gene encoding nucleolar transcription factor 1 isoform X3, with translation MTAPKNQDRWSQEDMLTLLECMKNNLPSNDGSKFKTTESHLDWEKVAFKDFSGEMCKMKWMEISNEVRKFRTLTELIMDAEEHVKNPYKGKKLKKHPDFPKKPLTPYFRFFMEKRAKYAKLHPEMSNLDLTKILSKKYKELPEKKKMKYIQDFQREKQEFERNLARFREDHPDLIQNAKKSDVPEKPKTPQQLWYNHEKKIYLKVRPDVSTEIMRDYIQKHPELNISEEGITRSTLTKAERQLKDKFDGRPTKPPPNSYSLYCAELMANMKDVPSTERMVLCSQQWKLLSQKEKDAYHKKCDQKKKDYEIELLRFLESLPEEEQQRVLGEEKMLGSNRKGATSPASKKSSPETGKASSEKPKRPISAMFIFSEEKRKQLQEERPELSESELTRLLARMWNDLSEKKKAKYKAREAAMKAQSEKKHGSDKEERGKLPESPKTAEEIWQQSVIGDYLARFKNDRGKALKAMEATWNNMEKKEKLMWIKKAAEDQKRYERELSEMRAPPCSTNSTKKMKFQGEPKKPPMNGYQKFSQELLSNGELNHLPLKERMVEIGSRWQRISQGQKDHYKKLAEEQQKQYKVHLDIWLKSLSPQERAAYKEHTSNKRKSIGKIRGPNPKMKPTMQSKSESEDDDEEEEEEEDDDEDEDDDDDNGDSSEEGGDSSESSSEEESEDGDENDEDDEDEDDEDEDDNDSEGSSSSSSSSGDSSDSDSN